Proteins encoded by one window of Sus scrofa isolate TJ Tabasco breed Duroc chromosome 12, Sscrofa11.1, whole genome shotgun sequence:
- the FBF1 gene encoding LOW QUALITY PROTEIN: fas-binding factor 1 (The sequence of the model RefSeq protein was modified relative to this genomic sequence to represent the inferred CDS: substituted 1 base at 1 genomic stop codon), with product MAPKTKKGLKDSIDDVLGDLLGDEAALPEKPVKLVSRAGDTTGVDQAPPSSRARAKSLLEDDAFGTRTGLARADAEVSDISDVDPQSLLQAMQDLDEMDAVLFGLKTSNLGSSTRSAKVSGKEEQPSKLRPAGVFTAHEKGDAIPAKKLPPSPTSSGHQYRKFSFEDVEDPLAGLLSDDEGGVAKKPSGTESKTASEKNPVPVRDQGPAIPLTPGDTPVRKKGDSLFDNGDDIVAALGFGDSPKAERRRTGDQXGAPPARSKLDELLGRGTAARLLARPGTGEHREFQLDPKYQRPQDREDAWGDEDFTFGAYQPTLCSSEGRQPRRQSVRRFLEDTTDPKGEPDSRQSTPAASSPTQLRRGGADWLGLKDDSSDLLPPSPTREARRGPPLASQHSAPGHHSAPGGLPSSGAKPPTEGTSSPAKDSQASQPGASEEQGEEDWLSHFLSWKKSQGLAREEHAAGRPPVSSQPAASMQGLEPAAARGTPGASAQRPPAQPATSGSPVTGNRASLAPSEGDPKRGRAPGDCTRTERAVCFPSSQEPPGPPLPGQPPLPESLAWSLLPGTEYQRQLLAAQAQLQGSTTELQADLLQSQARVAELEAQVRKLVLERSQHEVLLASLQQQHQADLELIESAHRSRVKVLETLYQQREERLQREKEELSAQYVSRCQEAEEDRAKLTAQHQQRLAAAVQEKDQEMERLRELQRASILEMRKDHEEQLQQLKLLKDREIDAVTSATSHTRSLNGIMDQMERYSSSLQELSSRVEASYLSTTQQRELGIRQQDQQFRALQERLGRQQRDMEEERSRLQEVIGKMEARLGEQSRLLEQERWRATAEQSKVEAAQRALEEQRKVVVQQMAMEREELERAKSALLEEQKSVMHKCGEERRRLAAEWAEFFAQQKLSKERAEREAERALQVDSQREGTLVSLVKEQAELKVRAGELRAKEDQLAAERAALERERQELRLEKERVSAEAQRIRLRATEVESMSQVASEKYQEGEWALQKAQQVQSEQQVWLQLVQQQQEQLRQQEQHMQQEHLSLSQQRLQLDRVRQDLPSGPMGLLSRAQGPAASGLSAVVAPAPATLLCSQWPAGQGPSHLLAKLVLLKHTAEQDRDFLEDEEFFLETLKKAAYNVTSH from the exons ATG gcACCAAAAACCAAGAAGGGATTAAAAG ACTCCATTGACGATGTCCTTGGTGACCTCCTGGGGGACGAGG ccGCACTGCCCGAGAAGCCCGTCAAGCTAGTTTCCCGGGCCGGGGACACCACTGGAGTAGACCAGGCGCCCCCCTCTTCAAGGGCAAGAGCAAA GTCCCTCCTGGAAGACGATGCCTTCGGCACCAGGACAGGCCTGGCAAGAGCTGATGCCGAG GTCTCGGATATCTCAGATGTAGACCCGCAGTCCCTGCTCCAGGCCATGCAG GACCTGGATGAAATGGATGCTGTTCTCTTTGGTCTGAAGACGTCGAATCTAGGCTCAAGCACGAGGTCCGCAAAGGTCTCTGGGAAAGAAGAGCAGCCTAGTAAACTGAGACCCGCCGGGGTGTTCACTGCCCACGAGAAAG GAGATGCCATTCCCGCCAAGAAGctacctccctctcccaccagctCTGGGCATCAGTACCGGAAGTTCTCCTTCGAAG ACGTGGAGGACCCCTTGGCCGGACTCCTCTCCGACGACGAGGGAGGAGTTGCCAAGAAGCCGTCTGGGACAGAGAGTAAAACAGCTTCTGAAAAGAACCCAGTCCCGGTCAGAGACCAAG GGCCCGCTATTCCTCTAACTCCTGGGGACACCCCAGTCCGGAAGAAAGGAGACTCGCTGTTTGACAATGGGGACGACATCGTGGCCGCCCTGGGCTTTGGAGACAGCCCCAAGGCGGAGAGGAGGCGGACGGGAGACCAGTAAGG GGCCCCTCCTGCTCGCTCCAAGCTGGATGAGCTGCTGGGTCGGGGCACGGCCGCCAGACTCCTGGCCCGCCCGGGCACTGGGGAGCACAGGGAGTTCCAGCTGGACCCAAAGTACCAGAGGCCACAGG ACAGAGAAGATGCCTGGGGAGACGAGGACTTCACCTTTGGAGCCTACCAGCCCACCTTGTGCTCGTCCGAGGGCCGGCAGCCCCGCCGGCAGTCCGTCCG TAGGTTCCTAGAAGACACCACAGACCCCAAGGGAGAACCGGACTCCAGACAGAGCACCCCAGCGGCATCCAGCCCCACTCAGCTCAGGAGGGGAGGCGCCGACTGGCTGGGCCTCAAGGACGACAGCTCAGacttgctccctccctcccccacccgggAGGCTCGGAGGGGACCCCCTCTCGCGAGCCAGCATTCTGCCCCTGGCCACCACTCTGCCCCGGGCGGGCTGCCCTCCTCAGGGGCAAAGCCACCAACCGAGGGTACCAGTTCCCCTGCCAAAGACAGCCAGGCTTCCCAGCCGGGAGCATCagaggagcagggggaggaggaCTGGCTGAGCCACTTCCTGTCTTGGAAGAAGTCCCAAGGTCTGGCAAGGGAGGAGCACGCCGCGGGCCGACCCCCCGTCAGCAG CCAGCCTGCTGCCAGCATGCAAGGGCTCGAGCCAGCAGCTGCCCGAGGCACCCCAGGGGCATCAGCACAGAGGCCACCTGCCCAGCCTGCCACCTCGGG GTCCCCTGTGACCGGGAACCGGGCCTCCTTGGCCCCGAGTGAAGGTGACCCAAAGAGAGGAAGGGCCCCTGGAGACTGCACCCGCACTG AGCGTGCAGTTTGTTTTCCAAGCTCCCAGGAACCCCCagggcctcctctgcctggccag ccCCCGCTCCCagagtccctggcctggagcctGCTGCCGGGTACAGAATACCAGAGGCAGCTCCTGGCAGCACAGGCTCAGCTTCAGGGCAGCACCACTGAGCTCCAGGCAGACCTCCTGCAGAGTCAGGCCCGCGTGGCAGAGCTGGAGGCCCAG gtgCGGAAGCTGGTGCTTGAGCGGAGCCAGCACGAGGTGCTGCTGGCAAGTTTGCAGCAACAGCACCAGGCAGACCTGGAACTCATCGAGAGTGCCCACAG GAGCCGAGTCAAGGTGCTAGAAACATTGTACCAGCAGCGGGAAGAGCGgctgcagagagagaaggaggagttgTCTGCTCAGTATGTGTCTCGCTGCCAGGAAGCCGAAGAGGACCGCGCCAAGCTAACAGCCCAGCACCAGCAGCGCTTGGCAGCTGCCGTGCAGGAAAAGGACCAGGAGATGGAGCGGCTCCGGGAGCTGCAGCG GGCCTCCATCCTGGAGATGCGCAAGGACCACgaggagcagctgcagcagctgaagCTGCTGAAAGACCGCGAGATCGACGCTGTCACCAGCGCCACCTCCCACACGCG GTCCCTGAATGGCATCATGGATCAGATGGAGCGGTACTCCAGCAGCCTGCAGGAGCTGTCCTCCCGCGTGGAGGCCTCATACCTCAGCACCACCCAGCAGCGGGAGCTGGGCATCCGGCAGCAGGACCAGCAGTTCCGAG CGCTGCAGGAGAGGCTGGGCCGGCAGCAGCGGGACATGGAGGAGGAGCGGAGCCGGCTCCAGGAGGTCATCGGGAAGATGGAGGCGCGCCTGGGCGAGCAGAGCCGGCTGCTGGAGCAG GAACGCTGGCGGGCGACCGCTGAGCAGTCCAAGGTGGAGGCCGCGCAGCGCGCCCTGGAGGAGCAGAGGAAGGTCGTGGTCCAGCAGATGGCCATGGAGCGGGAGGAGCTGGAGAGGGCCAAG AGCGCCCTGCTGGAGGAGCAGAAGTCTGTCATGCACAAGTGTGGGGAGGAGCGGCGGCGCCTGGCGGCCGAGTGGGCCGAGTTCTTTGCGCAGCAGAAGCTGAGTAAGGAGCGGGCAGAGCGAGAGGCAGAGCGGGCGCTGCAGGTGGACTCCCAGCGGGAGGGCACCCTCGTCAGCCTGGTCAAG GAGCAGGCAGAGCTGAAGGTCAGGGCAGGTGAGCTCCGGGCCAAGGAGGACCAGCTGGCAGCCGAGAGGGCGGCTCTAGAGCGGGAGCGGCAGGAGCTGCGGCTGGAGAAGGAGCGGGTCAGCGCAGAGGCCCAGCGCATCAGGCTGCGCGCCACGGAGGTAGAGAGCATGAGCCAG GTGGCCTCGGAAAAGTACCAAGAGGGGGAGTGGGCGTTGCAAAAGGCCCAGCAGGTGCAGTCAGAGCAgcaggtgtggctgcagctggtgCAGCAACAGCAGGAACAGCTGCGGCAGCAGGAGCAGCACATGCAGCAG GAGCATCTGAGTCTGTCCCAGCAGCGGCTGCAGCTGGATCGAGTCCGGCAGGACCTGCCCTCCGGCCCCATGGGGCTGCTctccagagcccagggccctgctgCCTCTGGCCTTAGTG CCGTCGTGGCTCCTGCCCCCGCCACTCTTCTGTGCAGCCAGTGGCCAGCTGGCCAGGGCCCCTCGCACCTCCTGGCCAAGCTGGTGCTGCTAAAACACACAGCCGAGCAG GACCGCGACTTCCTGGAGGACGAAGAGTTCTTCCTGGAGACCCTGAAGAAAGCCGCCTACAACGTGACCTCCCACTGA